TTTGAAACTATCCAAATTGATGTTCGCAATCATGGTGATTCATTCCGTGCTGACACCATGGAATACCGGCAAATGGCCAATGATGTTATTACCCTATTACAATCCTTGGGTTATACAAGTGCGATATTGATTGGCCACTCAATGGGCGGAAAAATTTCCATGGCTGCGACTGAAATTGCCCCTGATTTTATTGAAAAAGTCATCGCGATTGATATGGCTCCTGTCGCTTACCAAGAACGTCGACATGATACTATCATGGCTGCTCTTGACGCCGTTATTCAAGGTGGTGCAAAAAGCCGCCAAGAAGCAACGGTTATCATGCGCGAATATCTTAATGAAGATGGCGTTATTCAATTTTTACTCAAATCTTTTCGCCAAGGTGAATGGAAATTTAATCTACCCGCAATTAAAGAAAATTATGAGCTAATTATTGGCTGGAAATCAGTACCTACATGGGATAAACCCGTTTTGCTGATCCCAGGTGGTAACTCCCCTTATGTTAAAGCTGAATATAGAGAGCAAATAGCGACACAGTTCCCAAATACCAAAGCATGGGTTGTTGCTGATGCAGGGCATTGGGTTCATGCAGAAAAACCTGATCATGTTTTAAGGGCTATTCATCGTTTTCTTGACCTACCTGAATATGAATAAATAGATTGTATACTGAAGGGATAATTTCTCTTCAGTATACAATCGTCATACTTCAAGTTACATTATCGTTATCGTCGCTTATTCGTACTAATCACCTAGGTGCCTTACAGCGTATTCGTTCATTGATCGCCTAACTGTATTTTGAATTATTGAGATCATACGAATAGAACAGTAATATCAGATAAACTTCAATATCCTTATAATTATTATCGCTATATTATATTAATTGCACGCCCCTGCCTTATACTACTATTTAACCATATACATTTATCAAAATCTTAAATATATAAAACCAATAATTATAGATTAAAGGAATATTCACTTTTAAAATGGATAATGAACAAACGCAATCAACCTTATATTT
This portion of the Providencia manganoxydans genome encodes:
- a CDS encoding alpha/beta fold hydrolase; this encodes MTKLLNHTIHKPEHPVSPTPVVLIHGLFGDLNNLGVLGRDLQKYFETIQIDVRNHGDSFRADTMEYRQMANDVITLLQSLGYTSAILIGHSMGGKISMAATEIAPDFIEKVIAIDMAPVAYQERRHDTIMAALDAVIQGGAKSRQEATVIMREYLNEDGVIQFLLKSFRQGEWKFNLPAIKENYELIIGWKSVPTWDKPVLLIPGGNSPYVKAEYREQIATQFPNTKAWVVADAGHWVHAEKPDHVLRAIHRFLDLPEYE